A DNA window from uncultured Methanoregula sp. contains the following coding sequences:
- a CDS encoding DJ-1/PfpI family protein, producing MKILIAVAPEKFRDEELAEPVAALQKAGISFEIASTKRGTCTGMLGAKANATLSFEEIDPKGYDGLIIVGGSGSQAHLWDDDLLQLLAKYFVEKRKVVGAICLAPVILARAGLLKGKKATYFESPVSFREMRAGAAVLVPQPVVIDNRIVTANGPSASKAFAESFVKTLTAVEW from the coding sequence ATGAAGATCCTCATTGCCGTAGCACCGGAAAAATTCAGGGATGAAGAACTGGCAGAGCCCGTTGCAGCACTGCAGAAGGCGGGAATCAGTTTTGAGATCGCCTCCACAAAGCGGGGAACCTGCACCGGGATGCTGGGGGCAAAAGCGAACGCAACCCTCTCGTTCGAGGAGATCGATCCCAAGGGATATGACGGCCTGATCATTGTCGGGGGATCCGGATCGCAAGCCCATCTCTGGGACGACGACCTGCTCCAGCTCTTGGCAAAGTACTTTGTCGAGAAACGGAAGGTTGTGGGCGCCATCTGCTTAGCCCCGGTGATCCTTGCCCGGGCCGGTCTTCTCAAAGGGAAGAAGGCAACGTACTTCGAGAGCCCGGTCTCGTTCCGCGAGATGAGGGCGGGGGCAGCGGTGCTCGTTCCCCAGCCGGTTGTTATCGATAACCGGATCGTCACGGCAAACGGCCCCTCCGCATCCAAAGCCTTTGCCGAGTCTTTTGTCAAGACTCTCACGGCCGTTGAATGGTGA
- a CDS encoding YwbE family protein: MDAPGNPRQRAAIRPGLAVEIVQKQDQKSGRRVRGIVSEILTNSSFHPHGIKVRLADGRVGRVAAIVTDGTPQERDR; encoded by the coding sequence ATGGATGCCCCAGGAAATCCAAGGCAACGGGCAGCGATCCGGCCCGGTCTCGCGGTCGAGATTGTGCAGAAACAGGACCAGAAGAGCGGCAGGAGAGTACGGGGCATCGTAAGCGAGATCCTGACCAACTCCTCGTTCCATCCCCATGGGATCAAAGTGCGCCTAGCTGACGGCCGGGTAGGACGGGTGGCCGCGATCGTTACGGACGGGACCCCGCAGGAACGAGATAGGTGA
- the gatA gene encoding Asp-tRNA(Asn)/Glu-tRNA(Gln) amidotransferase subunit GatA: MSGKITFEPDDRYNAFLATCKAASHGSGKLAGVAVAVKDNISTQGIETTCASRILKGYIPPYDAHVVQLLRESGAAIVGKTNMDEFGMGTTTENSAFGPTLNPCDTGRVPGGSSGGSAAAVAAGMVRMALGTDTGGSIRCPAAFCGIVGLKPSYGRVSRYGLIAYANSLEQIGPMGRTVNDVSDLMGVIAGYDRHDSTSRDKPYTHTPSADIRGLRIGIPQEYFGPGVDAGVSGVVKAAIGKLEELGATTVPCSIPSMEYALAAYYVTCTCEASSNLARFDGVRYGPTVDTKKSWHDAYQDVRRDGFGPEVRRRIMLGTFALSSGYYGKYYAKAQVARQNVLNDFNRIFADVDVIAGPTMPTVAFKLKEKSDPLSMYLADILTVPANLAGIPAISVPCGKSGGMPVGLQIMGRMFEDERIVDVAYAYEQAVS, translated from the coding sequence GTGAGCGGGAAGATCACCTTTGAGCCGGATGACCGGTACAATGCCTTTCTTGCAACCTGCAAAGCGGCATCCCATGGTTCCGGAAAACTTGCCGGTGTTGCAGTTGCCGTCAAGGACAATATCTCCACGCAGGGGATCGAGACCACCTGCGCATCCCGGATCCTGAAAGGGTACATTCCCCCGTACGATGCCCATGTCGTGCAGCTCCTCAGGGAATCCGGGGCCGCCATTGTGGGAAAGACCAACATGGACGAGTTCGGTATGGGAACCACCACGGAAAACTCCGCATTCGGCCCCACCCTCAACCCCTGCGACACCGGCCGGGTGCCGGGCGGATCGAGCGGCGGCAGTGCAGCAGCGGTCGCTGCCGGGATGGTCCGGATGGCGCTCGGGACCGACACCGGCGGATCGATCCGGTGTCCTGCCGCATTCTGCGGTATCGTTGGGCTGAAGCCCTCGTACGGCCGGGTCTCCCGGTACGGCCTGATCGCGTACGCCAACTCGCTCGAGCAGATCGGCCCCATGGGAAGGACGGTCAACGATGTCTCGGATCTCATGGGCGTCATTGCCGGTTACGACCGCCACGACTCCACGTCCCGGGACAAGCCCTATACCCACACTCCCTCTGCCGATATCAGGGGACTCCGGATCGGTATCCCGCAGGAATACTTCGGGCCCGGTGTGGATGCCGGCGTTTCCGGGGTAGTAAAGGCAGCCATCGGGAAGCTCGAAGAGCTGGGCGCCACAACCGTTCCCTGCAGCATCCCCTCCATGGAGTACGCCCTTGCCGCGTACTATGTCACCTGCACCTGCGAAGCCAGCTCCAACCTTGCCCGGTTCGACGGGGTCCGGTACGGCCCCACCGTTGATACGAAGAAGTCGTGGCACGATGCCTACCAGGACGTGCGCCGGGACGGGTTCGGCCCCGAAGTGCGGCGCCGGATTATGCTCGGGACGTTTGCGCTCTCGAGCGGGTACTATGGTAAATACTATGCAAAAGCCCAGGTTGCCCGCCAGAATGTCTTGAATGACTTCAACCGCATCTTTGCGGATGTCGATGTGATCGCAGGCCCGACCATGCCGACGGTTGCGTTCAAATTAAAGGAAAAGTCCGACCCGCTCTCGATGTACTTAGCCGATATCCTCACGGTGCCCGCCAACCTTGCCGGGATCCCGGCGATCTCGGTGCCCTGCGGCAAATCCGGCGGCATGCCGGTCGGTCTCCAGATCATGGGCCGGATGTTCGAGGACGAACGTATCGTCGATGTCGCCTATGCGTACGAACAGGCGGTGAGCTGA
- the gatB gene encoding Asp-tRNA(Asn)/Glu-tRNA(Gln) amidotransferase subunit GatB, with translation MVDAEGQVIVGLEVHCQLDTKSKLFCGCSTDYRSDGPNTHVCPICLGLPGAMPALNKKAIEYAMKVAKALNCEVLNESEFSRKNYFYPDLDKAYQITQYDKPLAEGGYLEIESDEGGEKRVRLTRIHVEEDPGRLVHMGNVERGKYSLVDYNRAGIPLIEIVSEPDMRSPKEARKFLNKLRATLEYLSVFDSEKEGSLRVDANISILGSERVEVKNITSYKGVEKALTFEVTRQRNLIRRGQKIERETRHYLEARGVTQAGRSKEQEHDYRYFPEPDLRPLRVRSWLDGIALPELPDARRERFMKEYGCSLNHARTLTGELRLANFFEKVVAPDKAGLSPLSSTWIADTLIGELNYRDMSLDLVEPAAMTGLIRILKAGTVTDKNAVEVLRVMLDQRLKKETVETPEGIVSRLNLAKTSGDDGIVAKAIDDAINENPKALEDYRSGKAGAINFLVGQVMKKTRGKADPAELNRLLLEALKAREA, from the coding sequence ATGGTGGATGCAGAAGGCCAGGTTATCGTAGGGCTTGAAGTGCACTGCCAGCTGGACACGAAGAGCAAGCTCTTCTGCGGCTGCTCCACGGATTACCGGAGCGACGGCCCCAACACCCATGTCTGCCCCATCTGCCTCGGTCTCCCCGGTGCCATGCCGGCGCTGAATAAAAAGGCGATCGAGTATGCCATGAAGGTGGCAAAGGCCCTCAACTGCGAGGTCCTGAATGAGTCCGAGTTCTCGCGGAAGAACTACTTCTACCCGGACCTGGACAAGGCCTACCAGATCACCCAGTACGACAAGCCCCTCGCGGAAGGCGGGTACCTGGAGATCGAGAGCGACGAGGGCGGCGAGAAGAGAGTCCGCCTCACCCGGATCCATGTCGAGGAAGACCCGGGCCGTCTCGTCCATATGGGCAATGTCGAGCGGGGCAAGTACTCGCTCGTGGACTACAACCGTGCAGGCATCCCGCTCATCGAGATCGTCTCCGAGCCGGACATGCGCTCGCCCAAGGAAGCCAGGAAGTTCTTGAACAAACTCCGGGCAACCCTTGAATACCTCAGCGTCTTCGATTCCGAGAAGGAGGGATCGCTCCGTGTGGATGCCAACATCTCGATTCTGGGCAGCGAGCGGGTGGAAGTCAAGAACATCACCTCCTACAAGGGCGTTGAGAAGGCGCTGACGTTTGAAGTCACCCGGCAGAGGAACCTCATCCGCCGGGGCCAGAAGATCGAGCGCGAGACCCGTCACTACCTTGAAGCCCGGGGGGTCACCCAGGCCGGCCGGTCCAAGGAGCAGGAGCACGATTACCGCTACTTCCCCGAGCCGGACCTGCGCCCGCTCCGGGTCCGGTCCTGGCTCGATGGCATTGCTCTCCCGGAGCTGCCCGATGCCCGCCGGGAGCGGTTCATGAAAGAGTACGGCTGCTCGCTCAACCATGCCCGCACCCTGACGGGCGAGCTCAGGCTTGCGAACTTCTTCGAGAAAGTTGTTGCTCCGGATAAGGCCGGTCTCTCCCCGCTCTCGTCGACCTGGATCGCCGACACCCTGATAGGCGAGCTGAATTACCGGGACATGAGCCTCGACCTGGTGGAACCTGCTGCCATGACAGGCCTCATCCGTATCCTGAAAGCCGGCACCGTCACGGACAAGAACGCAGTCGAAGTCCTGCGGGTGATGCTCGATCAGCGCCTTAAGAAAGAGACCGTGGAAACTCCCGAGGGGATCGTAAGCCGGCTCAACCTGGCAAAGACCTCGGGCGATGACGGGATCGTTGCAAAAGCAATCGATGACGCGATCAATGAAAATCCCAAGGCGCTCGAGGATTACCGGAGCGGCAAGGCGGGGGCCATCAACTTCCTTGTCGGGCAGGTCATGAAGAAGACCCGCGGGAAAGCCGACCCGGCCGAACTCAACCGTCTGCTCCTTGAGGCGCTCAAGGCACGGGAGGCGTAA
- a CDS encoding threonine/serine exporter family protein: MPDMDADAEARFESVCRFVIRLGTLAHGYGPQARRLESYLSRTTTALGFSGFFSSTPTSLSFTFTKPDDELWQRHYEVPLTGTGFDLAKLAKVGELVSRVEAGTVSLDEATAALDAIDAMPPPYGNYLVALGYALCGAGFAGFLQGGWLDILLAAVLSLGVFMLVTLAKQSPGRLLDWTPFLCAFVAGVLAAAAGVLLPGVQVYLVTLSAIIYLIPGFSISVGVIELTSKHVVSGLSNLASGLICLALLFAGAWTSVTLVSVFLPVSGAAAASIGSGWIWVFAMVLAAGLCIAFQTPPRDLVWAMACCATACLGIVLGVHIQGNDLGNFLGTAMAMVFANVWSDKTNRPTSNVILPAFVFMVSGSIGFRGLVAISTGSTLLGLQEFTHMFVVAVTLAIGLVVGNLVYKPKTLL, translated from the coding sequence ATGCCTGATATGGATGCAGATGCAGAAGCACGGTTTGAATCCGTCTGCAGGTTCGTGATCCGGCTCGGGACGCTCGCTCACGGGTACGGCCCGCAGGCCCGGCGGCTGGAGTCGTACCTCTCCCGCACGACAACTGCCCTGGGATTTTCCGGGTTCTTCTCATCAACGCCGACCAGCCTTTCCTTCACCTTCACAAAACCGGATGATGAACTCTGGCAGAGGCACTACGAAGTCCCGCTTACGGGAACGGGATTCGATCTTGCCAAACTTGCAAAAGTCGGCGAACTGGTATCCCGCGTTGAGGCAGGTACCGTCAGCCTGGATGAGGCAACCGCTGCCCTGGATGCGATCGATGCAATGCCGCCACCCTATGGGAATTACCTGGTGGCGTTGGGCTACGCCTTGTGCGGGGCCGGGTTTGCGGGTTTCCTCCAGGGGGGATGGCTGGATATCCTTCTTGCAGCAGTCCTGAGCCTGGGTGTCTTCATGCTCGTCACCCTCGCGAAGCAGTCCCCGGGCCGGCTCCTGGACTGGACTCCCTTCCTCTGCGCGTTTGTTGCCGGGGTGCTTGCAGCGGCTGCAGGGGTCCTCCTGCCGGGAGTCCAGGTGTATCTCGTCACTCTCTCCGCTATCATTTACCTCATCCCGGGATTTTCCATCAGTGTCGGGGTCATAGAACTGACCTCAAAGCACGTGGTCTCCGGTCTCAGTAACCTGGCCAGCGGCCTGATCTGCCTGGCCCTGCTCTTTGCCGGGGCATGGACGTCAGTCACGCTCGTCTCGGTCTTCCTGCCGGTCTCCGGTGCAGCAGCAGCGTCCATCGGATCTGGCTGGATCTGGGTCTTTGCGATGGTTCTTGCCGCGGGACTCTGCATCGCATTCCAGACCCCCCCGCGGGATCTTGTCTGGGCAATGGCCTGCTGCGCAACTGCCTGCCTCGGGATTGTGCTCGGTGTACATATCCAGGGAAACGATCTCGGCAACTTCCTCGGTACGGCCATGGCCATGGTCTTTGCCAATGTCTGGTCCGATAAAACCAACCGCCCGACATCCAATGTGATCCTGCCCGCTTTTGTTTTCATGGTGAGCGGAAGTATCGGTTTCCGGGGACTTGTGGCCATTTCCACCGGCAGCACGCTTCTGGGGCTCCAGGAGTTCACTCACATGTTCGTTGTGGCCGTGACGCTTGCAATCGGCCTGGTTGTCGGGAACCTGGTATACAAACCAAAAACCCTGCTCTGA
- a CDS encoding response regulator, whose product MSNGKILLVEDDDIIAKVEDWRLKNLGYEVCGRATTGAEAMELVVNCKPDLVLMDINIKGDVDGIETAKMIKKGFSIPVVYVTSHSDGPTLDRAKATHPDGFIVKPFEDNDLRVAIELALRK is encoded by the coding sequence GTGTCGAATGGAAAAATTCTCCTTGTTGAAGATGACGATATCATAGCAAAAGTGGAAGACTGGCGGCTCAAAAACCTGGGTTACGAGGTGTGCGGCAGGGCCACAACCGGGGCCGAGGCCATGGAACTGGTCGTGAACTGCAAGCCGGACCTGGTCCTCATGGACATCAATATCAAAGGGGATGTAGACGGGATCGAGACCGCGAAGATGATCAAGAAAGGATTCAGCATTCCGGTCGTGTACGTCACCTCCCATTCCGACGGCCCCACCCTGGATCGGGCAAAAGCCACCCACCCGGATGGCTTCATTGTCAAACCTTTTGAGGACAATGACCTGCGGGTTGCAATAGAACTGGCACTCAGAAAATAG
- a CDS encoding amidohydrolase family protein yields MRTIINNGRVLNVNTSKFEQKNIVVTGDRITALADTPVPSLPGDVIIDASGKYIIPGLIDAHVHVTSATVDLATPQLPISYITCCAAKNLSDGLDRGFTTMRDVGGADFGLAMAVESGVIRGSRLFFCGRALSQTGGHGDFRAKTYDSVYGAPMQSSATSIGQVADGITEVRRACRQELRKGASFIKIMAAGGVASPGDNVTDTQYSGEELAAIAEEAQAKSTYVAAHVYSSKAIRICLEHGVRTIEHGNLLDDETAVLMKDAGAYLIPTVITYDALARRGAAYGFPEVSLGKLGSVRVQALEAVRIARKHGVKIGFGTDLLGPLWEEQSNEFVLRSEVEQPIDTIISATKINAEVLNQSRNLGEISANAVADLLILAKDPSKDITVLTDRSNILLIMKAGSICKNTLDGPVS; encoded by the coding sequence ATGAGAACGATCATCAACAACGGCCGGGTCCTCAATGTCAATACGTCGAAGTTTGAGCAGAAGAACATCGTTGTCACGGGCGACCGTATCACCGCTCTCGCGGACACTCCGGTTCCCTCCCTCCCCGGTGATGTTATCATCGATGCGTCCGGGAAATACATCATCCCCGGTCTTATCGATGCCCATGTGCACGTGACCTCGGCAACCGTTGACCTGGCAACCCCCCAGCTGCCCATTTCCTATATCACCTGCTGTGCTGCAAAGAACCTCTCCGATGGGCTGGACCGGGGCTTCACCACGATGCGGGATGTGGGCGGCGCAGACTTCGGGTTAGCTATGGCAGTCGAAAGCGGGGTGATCCGGGGATCGAGGCTCTTCTTTTGCGGCCGCGCCCTGAGCCAGACCGGCGGTCACGGGGATTTCAGGGCCAAAACCTATGATAGCGTGTACGGGGCTCCCATGCAGTCATCGGCAACCAGCATCGGCCAGGTTGCCGACGGGATCACGGAAGTGCGCCGCGCCTGCAGGCAGGAGCTCCGGAAAGGTGCCTCGTTTATCAAGATCATGGCAGCCGGCGGCGTGGCCTCCCCCGGGGATAATGTGACCGATACCCAGTACAGCGGGGAGGAGCTCGCGGCCATAGCAGAGGAGGCACAGGCAAAGAGTACGTATGTTGCCGCCCATGTGTACTCGTCAAAGGCCATCCGGATCTGCTTAGAGCACGGGGTCAGGACCATCGAGCACGGCAACCTGCTCGATGATGAGACTGCAGTCCTGATGAAAGATGCGGGTGCCTACCTGATCCCTACGGTCATCACGTATGACGCGCTTGCGCGGCGGGGTGCAGCATACGGGTTTCCGGAAGTGAGCCTTGGCAAACTGGGTTCTGTCCGGGTCCAGGCCCTGGAGGCAGTAAGGATTGCCCGGAAACACGGGGTGAAGATCGGGTTTGGCACCGATCTTCTGGGCCCGCTCTGGGAAGAGCAGAGCAATGAATTCGTGCTCCGATCCGAAGTCGAGCAACCGATCGATACGATCATCTCTGCGACGAAGATCAATGCCGAGGTGCTGAACCAGTCCAGAAACCTGGGCGAGATCTCCGCAAATGCTGTTGCCGATCTCCTCATCCTGGCCAAAGACCCGTCAAAGGATATTACCGTACTCACCGATCGCAGTAACATCCTGCTCATCATGAAAGCGGGTTCGATCTGCAAAAACACCCTGGACGGACCTGTTTCATGA
- a CDS encoding asparagine synthase-related protein, with product MSGIQVAGWVELDGRRLALSEIEEICRNQQEKILRFGGEFFLSWDGCSARDCFGVMNGTGPRGKLVCNGRIEGDIEPVVPEMPLEEAIVTAVKLRSDEGVVALSGGVDSTLVACLAQRECVAVGLEGSHDLLQARKAAASLGLSCTFVTIPENELEPALPEVIRTIPRKDPVNTGIALTQFFITRWAGENGYRRIITGQGADELFGGYSRYLESETLEADLARDFLGLEDQARRDQSVAALHGTYLSMPYLDARVVRAARAIPAADKVRNGRRKIPLREVAERYISPDLAWYEKKAMQYGSGVYGVLRKLARKNGYKTSMQDYIDHISRVDHGH from the coding sequence ATGAGCGGGATACAGGTTGCCGGATGGGTGGAACTCGACGGGAGGAGGCTTGCACTTTCTGAGATCGAGGAGATCTGCAGAAACCAGCAGGAAAAGATCCTCCGGTTCGGCGGGGAATTTTTCCTTTCCTGGGACGGGTGCAGTGCCCGGGACTGTTTCGGGGTCATGAATGGGACCGGCCCGAGAGGAAAACTGGTCTGCAATGGCAGGATCGAGGGAGATATCGAACCTGTTGTTCCGGAAATGCCGCTGGAAGAAGCGATTGTTACTGCCGTGAAACTGCGCAGCGACGAGGGCGTGGTGGCATTATCGGGGGGGGTCGATTCCACGCTCGTTGCATGCCTTGCACAGCGGGAGTGCGTTGCCGTGGGGCTGGAAGGATCGCACGATCTCCTGCAGGCCAGGAAGGCTGCAGCTTCCCTCGGGCTCTCCTGCACGTTTGTCACGATCCCGGAGAACGAACTCGAACCGGCACTTCCCGAAGTTATCCGGACGATCCCTCGCAAGGATCCGGTCAACACGGGCATCGCCCTCACCCAGTTCTTCATCACCAGGTGGGCGGGCGAGAACGGGTACCGGCGTATCATCACCGGCCAGGGGGCCGACGAGCTCTTCGGGGGGTACTCCCGCTATCTCGAATCGGAGACCCTTGAGGCCGATCTGGCCCGGGACTTCCTGGGCCTCGAAGACCAGGCCCGGCGCGACCAGTCGGTAGCGGCGCTCCACGGCACGTACCTGTCCATGCCTTACCTGGATGCGCGGGTTGTGCGCGCTGCCCGGGCGATCCCGGCCGCGGACAAAGTCCGGAATGGCCGGCGTAAGATCCCCTTAAGGGAGGTTGCAGAGCGGTATATTTCCCCGGATCTCGCATGGTACGAGAAGAAAGCCATGCAATACGGGAGCGGGGTGTACGGGGTGCTGCGGAAGCTTGCCCGGAAAAACGGTTATAAAACGTCCATGCAAGATTACATAGACCACATCAGCAGGGTGGACCATGGTCACTGA
- a CDS encoding DNA topoisomerase I: protein MHLIVAEKNISARRIAQILSNGKKVTEHKDAGVSTYSYGDTTTVGLRGHVVEIDFEPGYQNWRSDKYTPRSLIDARTIKVPTEKRIVALLQKLAKKADRVTIATDFDTEGELIGKEAYELVRQANASVKIDRARFSAITEQELTHAFSHTTELDFALAAAGEARQSIDLMWGASLTRFISLAARRGGNNILSVGRVQSPTLSMIVDREKEIEAFVPEKYWQLSLLTEKRGEPIEARHTNGRFHDKALAEQARDRSVEPLLVTDVKIGAKQDRAPSPFDTTTYIVAAARLGFSAANAMRIAEDLYMNGFISYPRTDNTVYPPSLDLDGILKTLRASPFKKDVDWVIAHRRAVPTRGKKSSTDHPPIHPTGAATKEMLGDDVFRIYELVLRRFLATLAPDAQWKTLKILFDAGGEEYTTTGGQLMEPGWHTVYPFSEAREMLLPEFVTGEKLPIKKVTLDEKETQPPARYTQSKLIQRMEELGLGTKSTRHEVIAKLVSRKYVEGNPLRPTLVGTVVTESLEQHADTITKPDMTQTLEAHMQLIKESQRTREDVIKESREMLHHAFDQLEANDQVIGDDIRNRTAEEMNLGKCPVCGGTLAIKHLRGNTQFIGCSRYPECTFNIGLPMAQWGFAIRTDDICDKHHLNFVRLVRKGARPWDIGCPLCHHVNSNSESLAEIPGLDEPLLQKLRSRHIYTVAELAHSAPDVLAKKLDISVSTAENLIRGAEGVLAMLRRRSECRKFLRENLIPRKGRSYSKIMSSLKESGISELSGLARATAANLKAAGIGDAEAETILLEAKKLYHSQVLKEIGIPAVSLKKYIAAGIMDPESFCTHTPAALGELTGMSTATVQKHVELVCRYLNKPLPKKVNKLQIEKGKKELLAIKGLSETTLEKLFRADVINGDALLAADAAALSAATGIPEQKIRDFQKLCQKRRDTAVIQI, encoded by the coding sequence GTGCACCTTATTGTTGCGGAAAAGAACATATCGGCCCGGCGCATTGCGCAGATCCTCAGTAACGGGAAGAAAGTGACCGAGCACAAGGATGCCGGTGTTTCCACGTACAGTTACGGGGATACCACAACCGTGGGGCTCCGGGGCCACGTGGTCGAGATCGATTTCGAGCCGGGATACCAGAACTGGAGGAGCGACAAGTACACCCCCCGGAGCCTGATCGATGCCCGGACCATCAAGGTTCCCACCGAGAAGCGGATCGTTGCGCTCCTCCAGAAACTGGCAAAAAAAGCCGACCGGGTCACCATTGCAACGGACTTTGATACCGAAGGGGAACTGATCGGGAAGGAGGCCTACGAACTTGTCCGGCAGGCAAACGCCAGTGTCAAGATCGACCGGGCCCGTTTCTCAGCCATCACCGAGCAGGAACTCACCCATGCCTTTTCCCACACAACCGAGCTGGATTTCGCCCTTGCGGCAGCGGGCGAAGCCCGCCAGTCCATCGATCTCATGTGGGGGGCGTCCCTAACCCGTTTCATCTCGCTTGCCGCCCGGCGCGGTGGCAACAACATCCTCTCGGTGGGCCGGGTCCAGAGCCCCACCCTCTCGATGATCGTTGACCGGGAGAAGGAGATCGAGGCCTTTGTGCCGGAGAAGTACTGGCAGCTCTCGCTCCTCACCGAGAAACGGGGCGAACCCATCGAGGCCCGGCACACCAATGGCCGGTTCCACGACAAAGCTCTCGCGGAACAGGCGCGGGACCGTTCTGTTGAACCGCTCCTTGTTACCGATGTCAAGATAGGCGCCAAACAGGACCGGGCCCCGTCCCCGTTCGATACCACGACCTACATCGTTGCCGCGGCCCGGCTCGGGTTCTCGGCAGCCAATGCAATGCGGATTGCCGAAGACCTGTACATGAACGGTTTCATCTCGTACCCGAGGACCGACAATACCGTGTATCCCCCGTCGCTCGACCTGGACGGCATCCTCAAGACCCTCCGCGCTTCCCCGTTCAAAAAGGATGTCGACTGGGTGATCGCACACCGCAGGGCGGTGCCGACCCGGGGCAAGAAGTCCTCTACCGATCACCCGCCAATCCACCCGACCGGTGCTGCAACCAAAGAGATGCTGGGGGATGATGTCTTCAGGATCTACGAACTGGTGCTGCGCCGGTTCCTTGCAACCCTTGCCCCCGATGCGCAATGGAAGACCCTCAAGATCCTCTTCGATGCCGGTGGCGAGGAATACACCACAACCGGCGGGCAGCTGATGGAGCCCGGGTGGCACACGGTCTATCCGTTCTCGGAAGCCCGGGAGATGCTCCTTCCGGAGTTTGTGACCGGCGAGAAGCTGCCTATAAAGAAAGTAACCCTCGACGAGAAGGAGACCCAGCCCCCGGCGCGCTACACCCAGAGCAAGCTCATCCAGCGGATGGAAGAACTGGGCCTTGGCACCAAGAGCACCCGGCACGAGGTCATCGCAAAACTGGTCTCGCGCAAATACGTGGAAGGCAATCCCCTCCGCCCGACCCTGGTCGGGACCGTGGTCACCGAATCCCTAGAGCAGCATGCGGACACGATCACAAAACCCGACATGACCCAGACGCTCGAAGCGCATATGCAGCTCATCAAGGAGAGCCAGAGAACAAGGGAAGACGTGATCAAGGAATCCCGGGAGATGCTTCACCATGCCTTCGACCAGCTCGAGGCAAACGACCAGGTGATAGGCGACGATATCCGCAACCGCACTGCCGAGGAGATGAACCTTGGCAAATGCCCGGTCTGCGGGGGAACGCTCGCCATCAAGCACCTGCGGGGCAACACCCAGTTCATCGGGTGCTCGCGGTATCCCGAATGCACGTTCAATATTGGCCTCCCCATGGCCCAGTGGGGTTTTGCCATCCGCACGGATGACATCTGCGACAAGCACCACCTGAACTTTGTCCGGCTTGTGCGGAAAGGGGCACGGCCCTGGGACATCGGCTGCCCGCTCTGCCATCATGTCAACTCCAACAGCGAATCGCTTGCCGAAATCCCCGGCCTGGACGAGCCGCTCCTGCAGAAACTAAGGAGCCGGCATATCTATACCGTTGCCGAGCTGGCCCACAGTGCACCCGACGTACTGGCAAAAAAACTGGACATTTCCGTAAGCACCGCGGAGAACCTGATACGGGGTGCCGAGGGAGTACTTGCCATGCTCAGGCGCCGGTCCGAATGCCGGAAATTCCTGCGGGAGAATCTCATCCCGAGAAAAGGCAGGAGTTATTCGAAGATCATGAGCTCCTTGAAGGAATCCGGGATCTCCGAACTCTCCGGTCTTGCCAGGGCAACGGCTGCAAATCTCAAAGCCGCCGGTATCGGGGATGCCGAGGCCGAGACGATCCTTCTTGAGGCAAAAAAGCTCTATCACAGCCAGGTTTTAAAAGAGATCGGCATCCCCGCAGTCAGCCTGAAAAAATACATTGCGGCCGGTATCATGGACCCGGAATCCTTCTGCACCCATACCCCGGCAGCGCTCGGGGAGCTCACCGGTATGTCGACTGCGACTGTCCAGAAACATGTCGAGCTGGTCTGCCGGTATCTCAACAAGCCCCTGCCAAAGAAAGTCAACAAACTCCAGATCGAGAAAGGCAAAAAGGAGCTTCTCGCCATCAAAGGTCTGTCGGAAACCACTCTTGAAAAACTCTTCAGGGCAGATGTCATCAACGGCGATGCCCTCCTTGCGGCCGATGCTGCAGCTCTTTCTGCAGCAACGGGAATTCCCGAACAGAAGATCCGGGACTTTCAGAAACTCTGCCAGAAGAGACGGGATACTGCAGTTATCCAGATTTAA
- the gatC gene encoding Asp-tRNA(Asn)/Glu-tRNA(Gln) amidotransferase subunit GatC, which translates to MVTEKDVQHIAELADVGIPHEELGTFTHQFNAIIEYFDTLDRVPGDSGFVRDLYNVLREDVVEPSLSQDEVLFNAPLKEDGFIKAPKVM; encoded by the coding sequence ATGGTCACTGAAAAAGATGTACAACATATCGCGGAGCTTGCCGATGTCGGCATCCCCCATGAGGAACTGGGCACCTTTACGCACCAGTTCAATGCAATTATTGAATATTTCGATACCCTCGACCGCGTGCCGGGGGACTCGGGCTTTGTGCGAGATCTCTACAATGTCCTGCGCGAAGACGTTGTGGAGCCATCGCTCTCCCAGGACGAAGTGCTTTTTAATGCGCCTCTCAAAGAAGACGGTTTCATCAAAGCGCCGAAGGTGATGTAG